The genomic stretch GAGCCCGGCGCGCTTCATCGCGCTGCCGAAGCCGAACAGCGGCATCACGACGCCGAGGCTGAGCTGGCGGTCGAAATCGGTGCCGCCGATGCGCACGCCGTCATTGGCGAGGATATCGGCCGAGCGGTCGGCCTTGCCGTGACGCTCGGGCCCAAGCCGCACGATCGAGAAATCCGAGGTGCCGCCGCCGATATCGGCGATCAAGGCGACTTCCTCGGACGTGATCTGGCGTTCATATTCGAGCGCCGCGGCGATCGGCTCGAACTGGAAGGTGATGTCGTCGAATCCGATCTCGCGCGCGATCTGCCGCAGCGTCTGCTCCGCCTTGCGATCGGCGTCCGGCGCGTTGTCGACGAAATGCACGGGGCGGCCGTGCACGACGTCGCGCAACTCGCGATCGATGGCCTGTTCGGCGCGCCGTTTCACCGCGCCGAGATAATAGGCGATCACGTCGCGGAAGCTGGTCCGCTCGCGTCCGAGCCTCGTGGTCTCGTCGATAAGCGAGGTGCCGAGCACCGATTTGAGGCTGCGCATCAGCCGGCCGGGGGCGCCGTCGACATAGGCCTCGACCGCCCTGCGGCCGATCAGCACGGCGCCGTCCACCTCGTAGAAGATCGCGCTGGGAATCGTGGTGTATTCGGCCTCCATTGCCGCCAAAACCGGCGCATGGCCTTCGATGGTGCCGAGCGTCGTATTCGACGTTCCGAAATCGAGTCCGCAGATTGACATGGGCGCTCCAGAGGAAGCGTCCGTCTACACACTACGGCGCCATCGATCCACCCTTATCTTGCTGCGCAACAAGAGGGCGCCGCTTCGGACGGGCTGGATGACCCCGGCCACCGAGTGGCCTTGATCCACAGATCAATTTCTTTCTTGCGCCGGGTTGATAAATCGATCTGTCATGGTCCATAAGCGGCGTCCCCGCGGCAAGCGACCCGGCCGCCGCGACCTGTTTGGAAAGAACCTTCGTGGCAAACATTCATCGGCAGATTGCGCAGGAACTCGGTGTCCGCGAGCAGCAGGTCGAGGCGACCGTGACCCTGCTCGACGGCGGCGCCACCGTCCCCTTTGTCGCAAGGTACCGCAAGGAAATCACCGGCGGGCTCGACGATACGCAATTGCGTACGCTGGAGGAGCGCCTGAATTATCTGCGCGAACTTGAAGAGCGCCGCACCGCCATCCTCAATTCGGTCCGCGAACAGGGCAAGCTCGATGCCGCGCTGGAAGCGGCGATCCTCGCCGCCGACAGCAAGGGACGGCTGGAAGACATCTATCTGCCGTTCAAGCCGAAGCGCCGGACCAAGGCCGAGATCGCCAAGGAGGCGGGTCTCGAGCCGCTCTCGGAATTGTTGCTGACGCAGCCGCAAAACGATCCACAGGTGGTCGCCGCAGGTTTCGTCGATGCCGATAAGCAGGTGGCCGATGTGGCTGCGGCGCTCGACGGCGCGCGCGCGATCCTGGTGGAGCGGTTCGCCGAGGACGCCGATTTGATCGGAAGCTTGCGCGAGCAAATGTGGTCAAGCGGCCTGATGGCCTCCACGGTGCGCAAAGGCAAGAAAACCGAGGGCGAAAAATTCAAGGACTATTTCGACTTCAGCGAGCCGCTGCACAAGCTGCCATCGCACCGCATCCTGGCGATGTTCCGCGGCGAGAAGGAAGAAATCCTTGAGCTGCAGGTGCTGCCGGATGCGCAGCCGCCGGCCACGACAATGCCCAGCTCGTATGAACTGAAGATCATGCAGCGTTTTGCCGTCTCCGACCAGGGCCGTCCCGGCGACCGCTGGCTGGTGGAGACGGCGCGGTGGGCGTGGCGCACCAAGATCCAGGTGCATCTCAACATCGACCTGCGGATGCGGCTGTGGACGCTGGCCGAAACCGAAGCCGTCCGCGTGTTCGCATCGAATTTGCGCGACCTGCTGCTGGCGGCGCCGGCCGGCGCGCGCGTCACCATGGGCCTCGATCCCGGCTTCCGCTCCGGCGTCAAGGTTGCAATCGTCGACGCCACCGGCAAGGTGGTGGCGACCACGGCGGTCTATCCGCATGAGCCGCAGCGGCAATGGGATGCGGCGCTGGCGACGCTCGGAAAGCTGGCGGTCGCGCACCGCGTCGATTTGATCGCGATCGGCAACGGCACCGCGTCGCGCGAGACCGACAAGCTCGCGATGGACCTGGTCAAGCTGCTGCCGGACCTGAAAATGTCGAAGATCGTGGTCTCGGAAGCCGGCGCGTCGGTCTATTCGGCCTCGGCCTTTGCTTCCGAGGAATTGCCCGAACTCGACGTCACCTTGCGCGGCGCGGTGTCGATTGCGCGGCGGCTGCAGGATCCCTTGGCCGAACTGGTCAAGATCGATCCGAAGGCGATCGGCGTCGGCCAGTATCAGCATGACCTTGGCGAGACCAAACTCGCGCGCTCGCTCGATGCCGTGGTCGAAGACTGCGTCAACGCGGTCGGCGTCGATGCCAACACCGCTTCCGCGCCGCTCTTGGCACGGGTGTCGGGCATCGGTTCCGGGCTGGCGCAAAGCATCGTGCAGCACCGCGACGCCAACGGTCCGTTCAAATCGCGCAAGGCGCTGAAGGAAGTGCCGCGGCTCGGGCCGAAAGCATTCGAGCAATGCGCCGGGTTCCTGCGCATCAATGATGGCGAGGACCCGCTCGATGCTTCCGGCGTGCATCCGGAAGCCTATCCGGTGGTGCGACGGATTCTCGGCGCCACCAAGAGCGACATCAAGGCGCTGATCGGCAATGCCGAGATCGTGCGCCAGTTGAAGCCGCAGGCTTTCGTCGACGACACTTTTGGTCTGCCCACGGTGACCGACATCTTGCGCGAACTAGAAAAGCCCGGCCGCGATCCGCGTCCGGCCTTCAAGGCCGCGGTGTTCAAGGAAGGTGTCGAGGAGATCAAGCACCTCAAGCGCGGCATGATCCTCGAAGGCACGGTGACCAACGTCGCCGCGTTCGGCGCCTTTGTCGATATCGGCGTCCATCAGGACGGGCTGGTGCACATCTCGGCGATGTCGAAGACCTTCATCAAGGATCCGCGCGAGGTGGTGAAGTCCGGCGACATCGTCAAGGTGAAGGTGCTGGAGGTCGAGGTCGCCCGCAAGCGCATCGCGCTGACCTTGCGTCTCGATGACGAGGTGGGCGCCAAGGGCCCCAAGCTGACGGAAGGCAAGCCGCGCGATATTTCCCGGGCGCAGATGACGTCGCAGGCGCCGCGCAAGCCGCAGGAAGCCTCGGGTGGCGGCGCGCTCGCCGAAGCCCTGCGCCGCGCCAGCGAGAAGTCAGGGCGCGGCAAGAACGGCGCTTAGCCCAGCTTCAGCCGCGCGGGTCTACGCGCCATTTTCAGGTCTGGCCGATCAGCTTTTTGCAAAAGACAGCGCGTCGCCGATCGCATCGCGGGCTTTCCAGGCCAGATGGGTCAGGCGGCCGGCGAACAGGTCATGCCTTCGCAGGCTGCGCGATGTCAGGACATGGCCGACCTCGTCGGGAAACCGGCTAGCCTCGGCATCCACCAGGGCGGCGATCTCGTCCATGATCTGGCGTAGCCGCTTGCCCCATTCCGATTCCTCGAGTTCGCGGATACGAACCCGCAGTGCATATTCGGTGTTGTAGACATCGATCAGAATATCGCGCGCGACGATGACGCGGTTGTTTTTCAGCGCCATACGCAGCGCCTGACGTTTGTCGTCCATCTGGTCCAGCACCATCGACACCGCGATCGCGTTGGGCGTGGCAGCGACATCGGCGGCGCTCTTGCTGCGCGAAGCTTTGGTGGCGAGGCGGATCAACTGCCAGGGCGTCTTGAGGCGTGTTGCGACCAGCGCCAGCGCAAAGGGCAGCGCGTCGGCATCGGTCTTCCGGAACGCCGCGAGCTGCGCGGTTATCTTGTTGACCTGCGCGTCGTCGAATTTCGAAATCTTTGCCGGCAATGCTTCGTTGAACTTTGCAATCGCCTCACGCGCGCGCAGCACGACCATGATCTTGATCAGGTCGCCAAAGGCCGAACGCGATGCCGTGTAAGCCGCGAGTTTGGCGCGCGCCCGCTCACAGCCCTCGGGCGTCTTCAGGAATCCCTCAACCGCTTTTGTCACCTTGGTCTGGAAAGTCACGGCGGCCAGCTGCGCTTCCTTATGTTTATCGGAAGCGATCAAGCCTTTCATTTTATCATTGTAGTCGCGCGCCATGATCGGCAGCAGGTCGCGGCCGATCCATTCCCAGATCGGGGCCAGCGAGCCGCGCGCAATTCTCCCCGAATTGTCATGCTCGGGCGCGCCGTCGACGAGCAGGGGGCCGAATGGCGCGAAAAAGTAACTGGACGGACTGGCGCTACCTTCTGGCGATCCATCCTTGCGTAACTCGGCGCGCAGCCTGGCCCGGATGTCCGCCGAACCCGGCATATCGATGCCGCACAATTCCAGCCGCTCCAGCTCGGCGAGGAGGCAGCTCTGCGTCGACGGGTTCAACCGCCGCAGGAATTCCCAGATCCGTTCGACCTGCATCTTGGAAGTCCGCAGCGTGTTCGGTGGGAGATGTTAGGTGAAATCGCGCCTCTTTCCGGGCGCGTGGAGCCAGAGGAAACCACAAAACAGTTCGTCATAAATTAAGAAGGGCAAACTAATACCGGCCGGCGACAGAGCCGTTGTGCCGTCGGATTTGGCGAATTTCAGCACGTTCAGGCAGCAACGGATATGATGCTCTATGTCTGATTGAAAACGGGCAGCAATTCTTCGCTGCGCGTCTCCTAATTCGACGTCAGCAGATTGACCCTGGCATTGGCGAGGATCAGGCGGTCGGCGAGCAGTTGCGCAAGGTTGCGCATGATCCGTTCGCCGGCGCGCGGATGCTGCCTGCGAAACCGTTCGAAATCGCGCAGCGATATCTCGTAGGCGGTCGCCGCCATATCGGCGAGCACGTCCGCCGAGCGGCTCGGCTCCAGCAGCGCCATCTCGCCGAACGGCATGCCGGCTGTCAGCGTTGCCAGCCGGATGCCGTCGGGCAGGGTGACATGCACCACGCCGCTTCGGAGAAAGAACAGCGATGTTGCGGGATCGCCGGTGGTGATGATCTTTTCGCCGGGCTGATAGGTCCTGATCGCGGCCAGCGAGGCGAGGTCGGTCAGTTCCTCTTCGGTCAATCCCGCCAGCAGCCGCTGCTCGGACAGCTCGGTCGCGTCGAAAAAATCGATCGACCCGCCGTGACGATAGACCACCTGGTCTTCCGCCCATTCGATCGCGGCATCGAGCAGGAAATAGTACCGCATGTTCGCGAGGCTGTCGGTCCACTCCGCGATCGTCCTCCATTCCTCCGACGCCCGCTTGATGCCAGAGACGATCACCGTGACATGAAAGGCCGCCAGCTCGCGGAATTCCTCGGCGAGCAGGCGGGCGCCCGCGCGCGTCATCGAGGTGACCCGGCGAAGATCGAAAATGACGAATTGCGGGCGCGGGTCGGCCGCGATCCGGCGCGCAACATAGTCGACATTCGATAACGACAGCGTCCCCATCAGCTCGATGACGCGGACATCCTGACGGTGCGCGGCGAGGATGTTCTGCTCATGCGGTCGGCGGCTGCGCCGTGACGGATTTTCGCCGATATTATAATCGGCAATGATGGCGCTGCGCGCGTTGTCGCTGCGGTTGAGCATGTGCAGATCGTAGTGCGACGACAGCGCCTCGCAGACCTTGATGCCGCGCACGCTGTTGCCGTGCTTGTCGAGCTTGGGCGAATAGCTGCCGAGCCCGAGCCGCGCCGGCAACGCCGCCAGAATGCCGCCGCCGACGCCGCTCTTGGCCGGGATGCCGATGCGGTAGATCCATTCGCCGGCATAATCGTACATGCCGGACGAGGTCATTACCGACAGCGTGCGCGAAATCGCGTAAGCGCTCATCACCTGTTCGCCGGTCACCGGATTGACGCCGCGATTGGCCAGCGTTGCGGCCATCACGGCGATGTCGCGCGCCGTCACCAGGATCGCGCATTGCCGGAAATAGACATCGAGTACGGAGACGACGTTCTCGGTGATGACGGCGTTGGTGCGCAGGAGATAGCCGATGGCGCGGTTGCGGTCGCCGGTCGCGCTTTCCGAGGCGTAGACGGATTCATCGACGTCGAGATCGCGCCCGGCGAAGCGGCCCAGCGCCTGCCGGATGCATTCGAACGCATCCGCGCCCTTGGCTTCGTGGATCAGGCCGGAACAGGTGATCGCGCCGGCATTCACCATCGCGTTGAACGGGTGATTGTCCGCGTTGAGGCGGATCGAATTGAAGGGATCGCCCGACGGCTCGACGCCGATCGCGCTTTCGACGCGCCCCGCGCCAAGAGTGTCCAGGGCCAGAGCGAACACGAAAGGTTTTGACATCGACTGGATGGTGAAGGGCACCTTTGTGTCGCCGACCTCATAGACGTGGCCGTCGAGGGTCGCGAGGCTGACGCCAAAATGGTCAGGGTCGGCCTTGCCGAGCTCAGGGATGTAATCGGCGACCGCGCCGCTGGTATCCGCAGCGTATTCCTCATGACAGGCGTTCAGGAACCGCAGCAAGGGCGGTTTCGAGCTGGTCCAGGCCGGAGCGCCGGTGCGCGATACTTTCATCGTTCCCGTTCTGCCGCGCAATCACCGCGCGCGCAACTTGATCCCATGGGTGCGCGCCAATTGCGCGGGAATGCGGCGGCCGTGAAGGCGCCAGCTGGCGGATTCCCGTTTGTTTCGCCATGCGAAACTTTTTCCTTGGCGGATCCCATCGTTGCGGAATGTCGCCGGTCGTGCCGGCGCACATCTGCCGCCCGCCGTCGTGACGCCTGCGTCACCGGACAGATTATCGCAGATGAGTTATGCGCCGAGCAGGTTAGGTTTCGACGATGGCGACGGCCTGGCCTTCGGCAATCATTTCGTCGATTCTGACCAGTATCGCCTTGATTTTCCCGGCTGCGGTCGTTGTCACCGGTATTTCCATCTTCATGGCTTCGACGAACGCGATCTCGTCGCCATCGCCGACGTTGCTTCCGGCATCAACGGGAAGCGCGCACACGCGGCCGGCAACTTCGGTGACGATCTTGATATCTGGCATGCCAATCTCCGGGACCGCGTGACGTGACAATTTCGTCCCGTGAACGGCTTTTAGTTGTGGCCGCAGATTGCCTGAGGTAGCTTGATCTGCAAGTGGAATTTTATTCCGTGCAACGGAATGGAGCCAGATCATGGGACGACGCTCGGAGCGGCTTAGCAAACAGGGAATGCTCGCCAGCGATCTGGCGGGCGAGGGCGATGTGATTCAGGTGGTGTCGCGGGCCTTCGATGTGCTGCGCTGCTTCGAGGGTCACGAAGCCCGGCTCGGCAATCTCGAAATATCCAACCGCTGCGGATTGCCGCGATCGACCGTATCGCGGCTCACGCACACGCTGACGCGAATGGGCCAGCTCGTCTATCTGCCGCGCGACCAGAAATACCGAATCGGCCCGAGCGCGGTGGCGATGAGCACTTCGATGATGAAGGGCTTGCAGCTGCGCAATTTGATCCGGCTGCGATTGCAGGACGTCGCCGAGCAATTGCCGGGCACCGTCGGCTTCGTCATCCCCGATCGCTTTCATCTCGTCTATCTCGAATTCGCGCGCGCGGCGAATGCGCTTGGCCTGCATGAGACCACTGGAAGCCGCATCGCGATGGCGAGCACGGCGGCGGGCCATGCCTACACCGCAGCCCTCGATGTCGATGTCGGCGACGCGCTGATTGCGGAGATGGAGCGCGAGGTTCCGGAAAGTTCGAGGATATTGAAGCCGCGCATCGAGAGTAATCGCCGCCATCTGCGCGAGCACGGTTACGTCGTCGCCTGCGGCCTCTGGAGCCCGCATATCAACGGGCTCGCGGTGCCGCTGTGGTCGCCGCAATATCAAACCTATGTCGTGGTGACGATCGGCCTTCTCTCCGTGATGTATGATGAGAA from Bradyrhizobium sp. Ash2021 encodes the following:
- a CDS encoding Tex family protein; amino-acid sequence: MANIHRQIAQELGVREQQVEATVTLLDGGATVPFVARYRKEITGGLDDTQLRTLEERLNYLRELEERRTAILNSVREQGKLDAALEAAILAADSKGRLEDIYLPFKPKRRTKAEIAKEAGLEPLSELLLTQPQNDPQVVAAGFVDADKQVADVAAALDGARAILVERFAEDADLIGSLREQMWSSGLMASTVRKGKKTEGEKFKDYFDFSEPLHKLPSHRILAMFRGEKEEILELQVLPDAQPPATTMPSSYELKIMQRFAVSDQGRPGDRWLVETARWAWRTKIQVHLNIDLRMRLWTLAETEAVRVFASNLRDLLLAAPAGARVTMGLDPGFRSGVKVAIVDATGKVVATTAVYPHEPQRQWDAALATLGKLAVAHRVDLIAIGNGTASRETDKLAMDLVKLLPDLKMSKIVVSEAGASVYSASAFASEELPELDVTLRGAVSIARRLQDPLAELVKIDPKAIGVGQYQHDLGETKLARSLDAVVEDCVNAVGVDANTASAPLLARVSGIGSGLAQSIVQHRDANGPFKSRKALKEVPRLGPKAFEQCAGFLRINDGEDPLDASGVHPEAYPVVRRILGATKSDIKALIGNAEIVRQLKPQAFVDDTFGLPTVTDILRELEKPGRDPRPAFKAAVFKEGVEEIKHLKRGMILEGTVTNVAAFGAFVDIGVHQDGLVHISAMSKTFIKDPREVVKSGDIVKVKVLEVEVARKRIALTLRLDDEVGAKGPKLTEGKPRDISRAQMTSQAPRKPQEASGGGALAEALRRASEKSGRGKNGA
- a CDS encoding helix-turn-helix domain-containing protein — protein: MGRRSERLSKQGMLASDLAGEGDVIQVVSRAFDVLRCFEGHEARLGNLEISNRCGLPRSTVSRLTHTLTRMGQLVYLPRDQKYRIGPSAVAMSTSMMKGLQLRNLIRLRLQDVAEQLPGTVGFVIPDRFHLVYLEFARAANALGLHETTGSRIAMASTAAGHAYTAALDVDVGDALIAEMEREVPESSRILKPRIESNRRHLREHGYVVACGLWSPHINGLAVPLWSPQYQTYVVVTIGLLSVMYDEKRLHKEVAPRMLELGAAVGGLLEGADGDIFTSRLERKAIPVPTHNNNKMIRTEDTNELEAGTRRPRPARSVRAGDGRR
- a CDS encoding Hsp70 family protein — protein: MSICGLDFGTSNTTLGTIEGHAPVLAAMEAEYTTIPSAIFYEVDGAVLIGRRAVEAYVDGAPGRLMRSLKSVLGTSLIDETTRLGRERTSFRDVIAYYLGAVKRRAEQAIDRELRDVVHGRPVHFVDNAPDADRKAEQTLRQIAREIGFDDITFQFEPIAAALEYERQITSEEVALIADIGGGTSDFSIVRLGPERHGKADRSADILANDGVRIGGTDFDRQLSLGVVMPLFGFGSAMKRAGLDVPSSYFHDLATWSSINRMYEPRVIADIRQVRQEASEPALIDRLVRVVDEQRGHTLAMEVEDAKIALSDQRRADIPLEWVAPGLSAAIGRPDLVSHTRQLAERIAARIKNCLTQARLAADDIDAVFLTGGSVRLAHVRNAIKKAVPLARIVDGDSFGAVGKGLTLEALRRYGPRD
- the glsA gene encoding glutaminase A, which produces MKVSRTGAPAWTSSKPPLLRFLNACHEEYAADTSGAVADYIPELGKADPDHFGVSLATLDGHVYEVGDTKVPFTIQSMSKPFVFALALDTLGAGRVESAIGVEPSGDPFNSIRLNADNHPFNAMVNAGAITCSGLIHEAKGADAFECIRQALGRFAGRDLDVDESVYASESATGDRNRAIGYLLRTNAVITENVVSVLDVYFRQCAILVTARDIAVMAATLANRGVNPVTGEQVMSAYAISRTLSVMTSSGMYDYAGEWIYRIGIPAKSGVGGGILAALPARLGLGSYSPKLDKHGNSVRGIKVCEALSSHYDLHMLNRSDNARSAIIADYNIGENPSRRSRRPHEQNILAAHRQDVRVIELMGTLSLSNVDYVARRIAADPRPQFVIFDLRRVTSMTRAGARLLAEEFRELAAFHVTVIVSGIKRASEEWRTIAEWTDSLANMRYYFLLDAAIEWAEDQVVYRHGGSIDFFDATELSEQRLLAGLTEEELTDLASLAAIRTYQPGEKIITTGDPATSLFFLRSGVVHVTLPDGIRLATLTAGMPFGEMALLEPSRSADVLADMAATAYEISLRDFERFRRQHPRAGERIMRNLAQLLADRLILANARVNLLTSN
- a CDS encoding acetyl-CoA carboxylase biotin carboxyl carrier protein subunit; this translates as MPDIKIVTEVAGRVCALPVDAGSNVGDGDEIAFVEAMKMEIPVTTTAAGKIKAILVRIDEMIAEGQAVAIVET